In one Candidatus Nomurabacteria bacterium genomic region, the following are encoded:
- a CDS encoding ABC transporter ATP-binding protein: MKEIVRIIRFSRSLWRYYVGISLFTIVLAIISQLQPLFTKGAIDEITRGLGHGHTNVELVAIFAILIFVTDVAQTLLSNVSGYLGDMMSAKLQRYFSIRYYEHLLELPQSYFDTELTGKIINRMSRGISQISNFMQMMSNNFLQFIFGTVFSLIVVAYYSWPVALMLFTLYPIFILFTAKSSKKWQNYQTEINEQNDIASGRFNEAIGQVRVVKSFVRELAEIAFFRKRFDKIVKTTSPQSLFWHRQDIYRRLVLNIIFLGVFVYIFVETANGHYTIGTMVLLIQYAMLIRVPIFSISFLVDQSQRAVSNTKDYFEVMDLEAEITDKPDATKLTVKQALIEFDDVSFSYDKSPVLSGLNFSIEPDTKVALVGESGEGKTTITSLLLRLYEPQGGSILIDGQNINQVSQSSLRKAIGVVFQDAALFSGTIRENIAYSNPQASDQDVIDAAKSANADEFISKLEKGYDTEIGERGLKLSGGQKQRIAIARAFLKDAPILILDEATSSLDSKSEQMVQEGLKRLMKGRSTLIIAHRLSTIQNVDKIVTLQGGAVKETGSPQDLASSGGIYAELLKLQQGNDTKSEKKLKKFDLSR; encoded by the coding sequence ATGAAAGAAATTGTACGCATTATTCGATTTAGCCGTTCGCTATGGCGATATTATGTCGGCATATCATTGTTCACAATTGTTCTAGCTATCATAAGCCAGCTTCAGCCTTTGTTTACGAAGGGAGCCATCGACGAAATCACCCGCGGTCTTGGCCATGGTCACACTAACGTGGAGTTGGTGGCGATTTTCGCAATCCTTATATTCGTGACAGACGTAGCGCAGACGCTACTAAGCAATGTTAGTGGTTACCTTGGCGACATGATGTCGGCAAAGCTTCAAAGGTACTTCAGTATACGCTACTACGAACACTTGCTTGAATTGCCACAAAGTTATTTCGACACGGAATTAACTGGGAAGATTATAAATCGCATGAGTCGCGGCATCAGTCAAATAAGTAACTTCATGCAGATGATGAGCAACAACTTTTTACAGTTTATTTTTGGCACAGTTTTTTCACTCATCGTCGTCGCCTACTATTCGTGGCCAGTAGCGTTAATGTTGTTTACGCTCTACCCGATTTTTATATTGTTTACCGCAAAATCAAGCAAGAAGTGGCAAAATTACCAGACTGAAATTAACGAACAAAACGACATAGCTAGCGGTAGGTTTAATGAAGCTATCGGTCAAGTACGAGTGGTGAAAAGCTTTGTTCGAGAACTTGCCGAAATAGCCTTTTTTCGCAAACGTTTTGACAAGATTGTAAAAACAACGAGTCCTCAAAGTCTGTTTTGGCATCGACAAGACATATACAGACGACTGGTGCTTAACATTATTTTTCTTGGCGTCTTTGTGTATATTTTTGTCGAAACGGCGAATGGTCACTATACAATCGGCACGATGGTCCTATTGATTCAATATGCGATGCTCATTCGAGTGCCTATTTTCTCCATTAGTTTTTTGGTTGATCAATCTCAGCGCGCAGTATCAAATACCAAAGATTATTTCGAGGTTATGGATTTAGAAGCGGAAATCACCGACAAGCCCGACGCCACGAAGCTTACTGTAAAACAAGCATTAATCGAATTTGACGATGTTAGTTTTTCCTATGACAAGTCGCCGGTATTGTCTGGCCTCAATTTCAGTATAGAACCTGATACCAAAGTGGCCTTAGTTGGCGAAAGTGGCGAAGGCAAAACGACGATTACTAGCCTACTGTTGCGCCTGTACGAACCGCAAGGCGGCTCAATACTGATCGATGGGCAAAATATAAATCAGGTCAGCCAATCCAGCCTTCGCAAAGCTATCGGAGTTGTATTTCAGGACGCGGCGCTGTTCAGCGGAACAATTCGTGAAAACATAGCCTACTCCAACCCACAGGCTAGCGACCAAGATGTTATCGACGCGGCAAAATCAGCCAACGCCGATGAGTTTATAAGTAAACTGGAAAAGGGCTACGATACCGAAATCGGAGAACGCGGCCTAAAGTTAAGTGGCGGCCAAAAGCAACGAATTGCTATAGCCAGAGCTTTTCTTAAAGATGCACCGATTTTGATACTAGACGAAGCTACCAGTAGCCTCGACAGCAAAAGCGAGCAGATGGTACAAGAGGGTCTAAAGAGACTTATGAAAGGTCGTTCGACACTGATCATCGCGCACCGACTTTCGACCATACAAAATGTCGACAAGATAGTTACCCTGCAGGGTGGTGCTGTAAAGGAAACAGGATCGCCACAAGATTTAGCAAGTAGTGGTGGTATATATGCAGAGCTGCTCAAACTTCAGCAAGGAAACGATACGAAGAGTGAAAAGAAGCTGAAGAAATTCGATCTTTCACGATAG
- a CDS encoding HAMP domain-containing histidine kinase codes for MSISLLFSLAIYQGATDEIGNRLSQFQDSLESPDPNIFLPPNHRLYSAFRDNQQDKASRNILVMLLYVNLLIFFCGGALSYVLARRTLRNIEESHDAQSRFTSDASHELRTPLAAMKTELEVALRDTKLTKDDMRELLTSNLEEVNKLTSLSKTLLQLSRLDHANLELENVNLGNVATEVAQRYDKNAKRINLKLPNEPVIIRANTATIEELLTILVDNALKYSPQDSRIKATLAYDARSASFSITNKGDGIPSDKLPHIFERFYRANESHSGGGSGLGLSLAKEIVEIYKGELSVSSKPKSNTTFTVTLPLSRKHQA; via the coding sequence ATGAGCATCAGCCTATTGTTTAGTCTTGCCATATACCAAGGCGCAACAGATGAGATTGGTAACCGACTGTCACAGTTTCAAGACAGCCTAGAATCACCCGATCCGAATATTTTCTTGCCGCCAAATCATCGGCTATATTCTGCATTTCGCGACAATCAGCAAGACAAAGCTAGTCGAAATATCTTGGTGATGCTTCTGTATGTCAATCTTTTAATCTTTTTTTGCGGTGGAGCATTAAGCTATGTACTGGCTCGTCGCACACTTCGCAACATCGAAGAGTCGCACGACGCACAATCGCGTTTTACCAGCGACGCTAGTCATGAACTACGCACACCACTAGCCGCCATGAAAACCGAACTTGAGGTTGCTTTGCGCGACACGAAGTTGACCAAGGATGATATGCGTGAGTTACTGACTAGCAACTTAGAGGAAGTTAACAAATTAACTTCACTATCAAAAACTCTGCTACAACTGTCGAGGCTCGATCATGCAAACCTTGAACTCGAAAACGTTAATCTAGGAAACGTCGCCACGGAAGTTGCGCAACGCTACGATAAAAACGCCAAGCGCATTAATCTAAAACTTCCGAATGAGCCCGTGATCATAAGGGCGAATACCGCAACAATAGAGGAACTCTTAACCATCCTAGTAGACAATGCCTTAAAATACAGCCCGCAAGATTCACGAATCAAAGCAACGCTTGCATATGACGCAAGATCAGCAAGCTTTTCTATAACTAATAAAGGCGACGGCATACCGAGCGACAAATTACCTCACATATTCGAACGCTTCTATAGGGCTAACGAGTCGCACAGTGGCGGCGGTTCCGGCCTAGGTCTATCGCTTGCCAAGGAAATAGTTGAGATATACAAAGGCGAGCTATCGGTCAGTAGCAAGCCAAAATCAAACACTACGTTCACGGTTACTCTGCCACTTTCACGTAAACACCAAGCTTAA
- a CDS encoding GreA/GreB family elongation factor yields MDTNKTTYLSKKGMKDLKKAVEQLERDRRQTILELHEQDKTDGHEERLARIEKLAKLDSIEQDLIEKQTLLATAKPYPHRKDSHVDIGSVVELINASGRRFIYTIVDSIEADPSDGRISAASPLGQSLMGKSITDTVNWGDAKKNKLQLVRIS; encoded by the coding sequence ATGGACACGAATAAGACTACATACCTCAGCAAAAAAGGTATGAAAGATCTAAAAAAAGCAGTCGAGCAACTCGAACGGGATCGTCGACAAACGATCTTGGAACTGCACGAACAAGACAAGACAGATGGTCACGAGGAGCGGCTTGCCCGTATAGAAAAACTAGCAAAACTAGACTCAATTGAACAAGACCTTATCGAAAAGCAGACGCTTCTCGCTACGGCAAAACCATACCCACACCGCAAAGACAGCCATGTCGACATCGGCTCAGTCGTCGAGCTTATCAATGCCAGCGGTAGACGATTTATTTACACGATCGTTGACAGCATTGAAGCAGACCCTAGCGATGGTCGCATCAGCGCCGCAAGTCCGCTTGGCCAAAGCCTGATGGGTAAATCAATCACCGACACCGTAAACTGGGGTGACGCAAAAAAGAACAAGCTTCAACTAGTTCGCATATCTTAA
- the tgt gene encoding tRNA guanosine(34) transglycosylase Tgt, which translates to MTKALEFEIHHRLDGALARTGTITTPHGTIETPAFIPVGTQAAMKGLTPEQLAGTGAQALLVNAYHLFLRPGHSVIDEAGGVQKFMNWSKPTFSDSGGFQVMSLGVGFKKVIDMSGETVDEPKSKKEKLAWVDDDGVRFKSHLDGSMQKFTPELSMQIQHGIGADITFAFDELTTLHHDYYYQIESLDKRTHPWAVRSLNEHKRLNDERSHRPPQALFGVIQGADYENLRRRSAKFLGGMDFDGYGLGGALRKENIGDIVRWMNEELPDGKPRHMLGISEPDDIFACIENGADTFDCVSPARVARNGALYTRHGRVNVTRAQYARDFTLFDADCDCYSCQNYTSAYLHHLFKTGELLGKTLATIHNERFIVRLVDDIRASIADDSFYDFKNEFLSNYYSKK; encoded by the coding sequence ATGACAAAAGCACTCGAATTTGAGATTCATCATCGACTGGACGGCGCCTTGGCTCGGACCGGTACGATCACCACGCCGCACGGCACGATAGAGACGCCGGCTTTTATACCCGTGGGTACACAGGCTGCCATGAAAGGCCTGACGCCAGAGCAGCTAGCTGGAACTGGCGCGCAGGCACTGTTAGTCAACGCATATCATCTGTTTTTGCGTCCTGGTCATAGTGTCATCGACGAAGCTGGCGGTGTGCAAAAATTCATGAATTGGAGCAAGCCGACGTTTAGCGACAGTGGCGGATTTCAGGTTATGAGTCTTGGAGTGGGATTCAAAAAAGTTATCGACATGTCTGGCGAAACTGTCGATGAACCAAAATCAAAGAAAGAAAAACTTGCATGGGTCGACGATGACGGCGTACGATTTAAGTCGCACCTCGATGGTTCAATGCAAAAATTCACGCCAGAGCTTTCCATGCAGATCCAGCATGGAATAGGCGCCGACATTACGTTTGCATTCGACGAACTCACTACGTTGCACCACGATTATTATTATCAAATCGAATCACTCGACAAACGCACTCACCCATGGGCTGTGCGAAGTTTAAATGAGCATAAACGATTGAACGATGAGCGTTCACATCGACCGCCACAAGCGCTGTTTGGCGTTATTCAGGGGGCCGACTACGAAAACCTCCGTCGCCGTAGCGCTAAATTTTTGGGCGGCATGGACTTCGACGGTTACGGACTAGGCGGTGCGTTGCGTAAAGAAAATATCGGCGATATTGTGCGCTGGATGAACGAAGAGTTACCAGATGGCAAGCCGCGCCACATGCTTGGCATTAGCGAGCCGGACGATATTTTTGCATGCATCGAAAATGGCGCCGACACATTTGACTGTGTGTCGCCTGCTCGTGTTGCTCGTAACGGCGCATTATATACACGGCACGGTCGAGTAAACGTCACTCGCGCACAGTATGCTCGTGACTTTACACTGTTTGACGCAGACTGCGATTGTTACAGCTGCCAAAACTACACGTCTGCTTATTTACATCATTTGTTTAAAACCGGCGAATTACTTGGAAAAACCCTTGCTACCATTCACAACGAACGCTTCATCGTGCGCTTGGTTGACGACATCCGCGCTAGCATTGCCGATGATTCATTTTATGATTTCAAAAACGAATTTCTGAGTAACTACTACTCGAAAAAATGA
- the recR gene encoding recombination protein RecR produces the protein MSSLLPKALTDVIEELGRLPGVGARTAERYAYYLLRAKPTVTDKLATSLEKLHSGVKSCPVTFALIDSSQDVSPLYSDKSRDRTTIAVVEEPLDIVALERTGQYHGTYHVLGGAISPIDGIGPEQLHIPELMERIVSDEVQEIIIATNASVEGESTALFLQRQVQEAGIDVKMSRLARGIPVGIDLEYADQITLGHALEGRRIL, from the coding sequence ATGAGCAGCTTGCTGCCCAAGGCCTTGACTGACGTCATAGAAGAACTCGGCCGCCTGCCGGGTGTTGGAGCGCGTACCGCGGAACGCTACGCGTACTATTTGCTTCGTGCCAAACCGACCGTCACCGACAAACTAGCAACTAGTTTAGAAAAGCTTCATAGTGGCGTGAAGTCATGCCCTGTCACATTTGCGCTCATCGATTCATCGCAGGATGTATCGCCACTCTATAGCGACAAGTCGCGCGACCGTACAACAATTGCAGTCGTCGAAGAACCACTCGACATTGTGGCGCTAGAGCGCACAGGGCAGTACCATGGCACCTACCACGTACTAGGCGGAGCAATTAGCCCGATCGACGGCATCGGCCCAGAACAACTACATATACCCGAGTTGATGGAACGTATCGTCAGTGACGAGGTACAGGAGATTATCATTGCCACCAACGCCAGTGTAGAGGGAGAATCAACCGCGCTATTTCTGCAACGACAGGTGCAAGAAGCTGGCATAGACGTGAAAATGTCTCGCTTAGCCCGCGGTATACCCGTAGGTATCGATTTGGAATACGCCGACCAGATCACACTCGGTCATGCACTCGAAGGTAGGCGAATACTTTAG
- a CDS encoding cysteine--tRNA ligase, with the protein MTIRLHNTLTKNIDELRPLSDNRVTMYSCGPTVYDHVHIGNLSAFITADILRRVVASNGIDVKHVMNFTDVDDKTIRRSHEKYPDFDAMDALRKLTAEYSKLFLLDMQAIGNNIEALTFIRAADDETIEGMRQLISELHDKGFAYIADDGVYFSIDAYKKSGKKYGQLVDITDESTGSERIQNDEYDKESAHDFALWKKQKDGEPAWEFTLDGTDLLGRPGWHIECSVMSRMELGQPFDIHTGGIDLAFPHHENEIAQSTAGHDDPNYAQVFVHNEHILVDGKKMAKSANNFYTLSDLKEKGVDPLAFRLLVLQSHYRKPTNFSLENAQAAHNRLRHWRTVSALRHQTHEMHSNGDNPSLAVIGKIREALNDDLNTPEALRIIDEAFSYLEAHKLESISHNSLVQLLEAIDDMLGLQLLETTADITNEQKQLIMERQRAREAKDWERSDQIRDELAKQGIVIRDSASGAIWEYA; encoded by the coding sequence ATGACAATCAGACTGCATAATACGCTGACAAAAAACATAGACGAGCTACGTCCGCTTAGTGATAATCGCGTCACGATGTATAGTTGTGGCCCTACAGTCTACGACCACGTTCATATCGGCAATCTCAGCGCATTTATCACGGCTGACATCTTGCGGCGTGTCGTCGCATCTAACGGCATAGACGTCAAACATGTCATGAACTTCACCGATGTCGACGACAAAACAATTCGTCGCAGCCATGAAAAATATCCCGATTTCGACGCGATGGATGCACTGCGTAAACTGACTGCCGAATACAGCAAATTATTCCTACTAGACATGCAGGCTATTGGCAATAACATCGAAGCGCTAACGTTCATAAGAGCAGCAGACGACGAAACCATCGAAGGTATGCGCCAGCTTATCTCAGAGCTCCATGACAAAGGTTTTGCCTATATCGCAGATGATGGCGTGTATTTCAGCATCGATGCATACAAAAAATCCGGCAAAAAGTACGGACAACTTGTTGATATCACCGACGAAAGCACCGGCAGCGAACGTATCCAAAACGACGAATACGACAAAGAGTCGGCGCATGATTTCGCACTATGGAAAAAGCAAAAGGATGGTGAACCTGCCTGGGAATTTACACTCGACGGCACCGATCTTTTAGGACGGCCAGGGTGGCATATCGAATGCTCAGTCATGAGCCGTATGGAGCTGGGTCAACCATTCGACATCCACACCGGCGGCATTGACTTGGCGTTCCCGCACCACGAAAACGAAATCGCTCAAAGTACAGCCGGCCATGACGACCCGAACTATGCACAAGTTTTTGTTCACAACGAACATATATTAGTTGACGGTAAAAAGATGGCAAAAAGTGCCAACAACTTCTATACACTGAGCGACCTGAAAGAAAAAGGTGTTGATCCGCTCGCATTTCGTCTACTAGTGTTGCAGTCTCATTACAGAAAACCAACGAATTTCAGCTTAGAAAATGCCCAGGCTGCGCATAATCGTCTGCGACACTGGCGCACTGTCTCGGCACTGCGTCACCAGACTCACGAAATGCATAGCAACGGAGACAACCCGTCACTTGCAGTCATTGGTAAAATTCGTGAAGCATTAAACGATGACCTAAACACGCCTGAAGCGTTGCGAATCATTGACGAAGCTTTCTCGTACCTGGAAGCTCATAAACTAGAAAGTATCAGTCATAATTCGTTAGTACAGCTACTTGAAGCTATCGACGATATGCTTGGCCTACAACTACTTGAAACTACGGCTGATATTACGAATGAACAAAAACAGCTCATCATGGAACGCCAACGCGCTCGTGAAGCTAAAGACTGGGAAAGATCAGACCAAATTCGTGATGAACTTGCAAAGCAGGGGATAGTAATTCGCGACAGTGCTAGTGGCGCAATATGGGAATACGCATAA
- a CDS encoding helix-turn-helix transcriptional regulator, with protein MKTASETIGCIDSATSVLGNKWTPKLLRYFLNEEAVRFCQIQELVGGINPRTLCARLDELEASEIIVKETAGEGSRCVYRLTKKGRDLMPVLQSMQAWSKKYPSLQID; from the coding sequence ATGAAAACGGCGAGTGAAACAATCGGATGTATCGACAGCGCAACAAGTGTCTTAGGCAACAAATGGACACCTAAATTATTGCGTTATTTTCTGAATGAAGAAGCTGTCCGATTCTGCCAAATACAGGAGTTAGTGGGTGGTATAAACCCCCGCACACTGTGTGCCCGGCTAGACGAACTTGAAGCTTCTGAAATCATAGTAAAAGAAACTGCCGGCGAAGGAAGCCGCTGCGTTTATCGACTCACAAAAAAAGGTCGCGATCTTATGCCAGTGCTACAGTCCATGCAGGCCTGGAGTAAGAAATATCCGTCGCTTCAGATTGACTGA
- a CDS encoding prepilin-type N-terminal cleavage/methylation domain-containing protein, whose amino-acid sequence MGISYRQKGFTIVELLIVIVVIGILAAIVVVAYNGVTTHAADAKRSDELTSLVKVLEIYHAEHGAYPLCGATGPDTTHALTSGTVSSCLADDLVPTYISTMPADPVDSGSNIYYYAAGYQKTGTTTFVGNNTDNFILGNKQATSTGPYYSGWGKSDLTLLLGS is encoded by the coding sequence ATGGGTATAAGTTATCGTCAAAAAGGCTTTACAATCGTTGAACTGCTTATTGTCATCGTAGTCATCGGTATACTTGCTGCGATAGTAGTGGTCGCATATAACGGCGTTACGACCCACGCGGCGGACGCCAAAAGGTCAGATGAACTTACAAGCCTGGTAAAAGTACTTGAAATTTATCATGCAGAACACGGGGCGTACCCACTATGCGGCGCAACTGGGCCAGATACCACACACGCTCTGACGTCAGGCACAGTTAGCTCGTGTTTGGCGGACGATTTAGTACCTACATATATAAGTACAATGCCTGCCGATCCAGTTGATTCCGGCTCAAATATATATTATTACGCTGCCGGCTACCAAAAGACAGGAACTACGACCTTCGTTGGTAATAACACGGACAACTTTATACTTGGCAACAAACAAGCCACGTCGACAGGCCCGTATTATAGCGGCTGGGGGAAGAGTGACCTGACGCTACTCCTAGGCTCATAG
- a CDS encoding DHH family phosphoesterase codes for MYEQATKLINDAHKIIVIQAENPDGDSIGSSVALEEILGDLGKDVVLYCPVDIPKYLRYIKGWDRVTANFDTNADLAIIVDTAADVLITKVLETPGVRHFLETHPVLVIDHHTTESNLSFEHAMLSQEAVATSEVIYGLASSNSWQINAQAAENMMIAIMSDSLGLTTQSVTAATYEVCSKLAALGAKNSNIEERRREFMKKAPEILAYKGELIGRIEYFLDGKLALVHIPWGDIQKYSDQYNPSVLVLDEMRLVEGVEVGVAIKTYPDGKLTGKLRSNMPISETIAGYFGGGGHQYAAGFRVYEDYDKIIKELVEATDKALKDHDNQTA; via the coding sequence ATGTACGAACAAGCCACAAAACTAATAAACGACGCCCATAAAATCATCGTCATACAAGCCGAAAACCCAGACGGTGACAGTATAGGTAGCTCCGTCGCGCTCGAAGAAATTCTAGGCGATCTTGGCAAAGATGTCGTGCTTTATTGCCCGGTCGACATACCGAAGTACTTACGCTACATCAAAGGCTGGGATCGCGTTACTGCAAACTTCGACACAAATGCCGACTTGGCTATCATCGTAGATACGGCAGCCGACGTGCTCATCACCAAAGTACTAGAAACTCCCGGTGTACGACATTTTCTAGAAACACACCCGGTACTCGTCATCGATCATCATACGACTGAATCAAACTTATCGTTTGAGCACGCCATGCTGTCACAAGAGGCCGTCGCAACTAGCGAAGTTATCTATGGGCTAGCTAGTAGTAATAGCTGGCAAATCAATGCCCAAGCTGCCGAAAACATGATGATTGCCATTATGAGCGACAGTTTAGGCCTGACAACACAAAGCGTTACTGCCGCTACCTATGAAGTCTGTAGCAAACTCGCCGCACTCGGCGCGAAAAACTCCAACATAGAAGAACGGCGTCGTGAGTTTATGAAAAAGGCACCGGAAATCCTTGCCTACAAAGGCGAATTAATCGGTCGAATTGAATATTTCCTCGACGGCAAACTAGCTCTCGTGCATATACCATGGGGAGATATACAGAAATACAGCGACCAGTACAACCCAAGCGTGCTGGTGCTCGACGAAATGCGCCTCGTGGAGGGTGTCGAAGTAGGTGTGGCCATTAAAACATACCCCGACGGTAAACTAACGGGTAAACTACGGTCTAACATGCCTATATCAGAGACCATTGCCGGCTACTTCGGAGGCGGAGGCCACCAGTACGCAGCCGGGTTCCGCGTATATGAAGACTATGACAAAATAATAAAGGAACTAGTAGAAGCGACAGACAAGGCACTGAAAGATCATGACAATCAGACTGCATAA
- a CDS encoding response regulator transcription factor, whose protein sequence is MRILVVEDEHKIARAVARALEQENYAVDVAYDGDEGYAMATTEPYDLAIIDRMIPGEYNGLDIVKAMREEKIHTPVLLLTALGTTADKTKGLDSGADDYLVKPFALAELLARVRALLRRPAEQKGTVLKADDLELDTTTFRVTRGGKEIHLTSKEFALLEFLLRNQGRPSNKETIVAHVWDYDADILLNTVEVYIKYLRAKVDEPFDKQLIKTVRGFGYKIDA, encoded by the coding sequence ATGAGGATATTAGTTGTTGAAGATGAGCATAAGATCGCACGCGCAGTGGCGCGAGCTCTCGAACAAGAGAACTATGCGGTCGACGTAGCATATGATGGTGACGAAGGTTATGCCATGGCTACAACCGAGCCGTATGACTTGGCGATTATTGATCGTATGATTCCCGGCGAATACAATGGACTCGACATAGTAAAGGCCATGCGCGAAGAAAAAATTCATACGCCCGTATTACTTTTGACGGCCCTAGGCACAACCGCTGACAAAACAAAGGGCTTAGATAGTGGTGCCGATGATTATCTAGTTAAGCCATTCGCACTTGCCGAACTGTTAGCTCGCGTACGCGCACTTTTACGTCGCCCCGCCGAACAAAAAGGTACCGTACTAAAAGCAGATGACCTAGAGCTCGACACTACGACATTTCGCGTCACACGAGGCGGCAAAGAAATACACCTGACGAGCAAAGAATTTGCTCTACTCGAATTTTTGCTACGTAACCAAGGCCGCCCGTCAAACAAAGAGACAATCGTAGCTCATGTGTGGGATTACGATGCTGACATACTGCTAAATACTGTCGAAGTTTACATCAAATACTTACGTGCCAAAGTTGACGAGCCTTTTGATAAGCAATTAATTAAAACTGTTCGTGGATTTGGCTACAAAATCGACGCGTAG
- a CDS encoding AI-2E family transporter yields MKVRIEIETKTFVRFWLVIAAFLLVVEAIIIARQALIILGTAFFLALALNRPVTALANKLPGKSRVGGTAIAYVIVVGLIGVFLSFVVPPIIEQTARVVESLPSVVDQIQTQWHGLHKIVEHYGLQTQVNQALDSIRNNATDWAAHIGSNLINSVGSLFGFLTSLFLVLVLSFLMLVEAPNWLKLVWGVYNDQDRMKAHRKLAVRMYNVVTGYVTGQLAVSGIGAFFAGLTVFVMSFIFHVPVNLALPTAAIAFLLSLIPMFGATIGGILICLLLAFNDLTASLVFAIYFVIYQQIENNFISPAIQSKTVELSALAILGSVTVGLYLFGIAGGIISIPIAGCIKVLLEAYVERAKKHRTESEKHSGLLVKKIQDNT; encoded by the coding sequence ATGAAAGTACGCATCGAGATCGAAACTAAAACATTTGTCCGTTTTTGGCTGGTTATCGCTGCATTTTTGCTAGTAGTTGAAGCTATCATTATCGCTCGTCAGGCGCTTATTATTCTTGGTACGGCTTTCTTTTTGGCACTGGCACTTAATCGGCCGGTTACTGCACTGGCAAACAAATTACCAGGCAAAAGCCGTGTTGGCGGGACAGCTATCGCCTATGTTATCGTCGTTGGCCTGATCGGTGTTTTCCTATCATTTGTCGTACCGCCAATCATTGAGCAAACAGCACGCGTTGTCGAATCGCTTCCGTCAGTAGTAGACCAGATTCAGACTCAATGGCATGGTCTTCATAAAATCGTTGAGCACTATGGTCTGCAAACTCAAGTAAATCAAGCTCTCGATTCAATCCGCAACAATGCTACAGACTGGGCTGCCCATATCGGTTCTAACCTTATCAATAGCGTCGGTTCGTTGTTCGGCTTCCTTACCAGCTTGTTCCTCGTTCTCGTATTGTCGTTCCTTATGTTGGTCGAAGCTCCAAATTGGCTAAAGCTCGTGTGGGGTGTATATAACGACCAAGATCGTATGAAGGCTCATCGCAAGCTAGCAGTTCGCATGTATAATGTCGTAACTGGCTACGTTACCGGTCAGTTGGCGGTTTCGGGTATTGGCGCATTTTTTGCGGGATTAACCGTATTTGTCATGAGCTTCATTTTTCACGTTCCGGTCAACTTGGCACTACCAACTGCGGCTATCGCGTTTCTTCTTTCGCTAATTCCTATGTTTGGCGCGACTATTGGCGGTATACTCATTTGTTTATTACTTGCTTTTAACGACCTTACGGCATCACTCGTATTTGCAATCTATTTTGTCATTTATCAGCAAATTGAAAACAACTTTATATCACCAGCTATTCAATCAAAGACAGTCGAATTATCTGCGCTTGCCATTTTAGGCTCGGTAACGGTCGGGTTGTACTTGTTTGGTATTGCAGGCGGTATCATCTCTATACCGATTGCCGGATGTATAAAAGTGCTGCTAGAGGCTTATGTGGAACGTGCCAAAAAACACCGCACTGAGAGTGAGAAGCATTCTGGCTTACTTGTCAAAAAGATCCAAGATAACACATAG